A portion of the Platichthys flesus chromosome 7, fPlaFle2.1, whole genome shotgun sequence genome contains these proteins:
- the LOC133957121 gene encoding deoxynucleoside triphosphate triphosphohydrolase SAMHD1-like isoform X2 — MAEQGKVFNDPIHGHVVLHPLLIRIIDTPQFQRLRNIKQLGGAYFVFPGASHNRFEHSIGVCHLAGQLVKALNDRQPELLISPRDILCVQIAGLCHDLGHGPFSHMFDRSFIPAARPGLTWKHEKASLDMFDYLVEQNELEPVMEQHELVLLEDLQFIKEQIAGPLDTNGAEAEGWPYKGRQKDKSFLYEIVANKINGIDVDKWDYFARDCYHLGIKNNFDYQRCLMFARVCEVDGQKQICTRDKEVGNLYDMFHTRNCLHRRAYQHSVCNIIEIMITEAFLEADPHIQIEGSEGMFTLSTAIDDMEAYTKLTVELAQSRRILEDIVCRRLYKCLGRTNPREHLEVTPAAITDWEEELSESTPQNDQGVPDVHLQPEDFKVDVISLNYGMKDKNPINKVQFYCKTDPTKAFQISDDQVSRMLPAVFAEQVIRVYCKKRDGESVAAAKRHFVQWCENNGFTTPTDADITSPA, encoded by the exons ATGGCAGAGCAAGGCAAG GTCTTTAATGATCCGATCCACGGGCATGTGGTGTTGCACCCACTTCTCATCAGAATCATTGACACACCTCAATTCCAGAGACTGCGAAACATCAAGCAGCTTGGAGGGGCCTACTTTGTCTTCCCCGGAGCGTCCCACAACCGCTTTGAACACAGCATCGG GGTTTGTCACTTGGCAGGACAACTTGTAAAGGCTCTAAATGACAGGCAGCCAGAACTCCTCATCTCTCCCAGAGACATCCTCTGCGTGCAGATCGCTGGGCTCTGCCATGACCTGG GACATGGGCCATTTTCCCATATGTTTGATCGGAGCTTCATCCCCGCAGCACGTCCTGGTCTAACCTGGAAG catgAGAAGGCCTCTTTGGACATGTTCGATTACCTGGTTGAGCAAAACGAGTTGGAGCCGGTGATGGAGCAGCACGAACTGGTGCTGCTTGAGGACCTGCAGTTCATCAAGGAGCAGATTGCTGGACCATTGGACACTAATGGAGCTGAAGCTGAGGGG TGGCCTTACAAAGGCCGCCAAAAGGACAAGTCCTTTCTCTATGAGATTGTTGCCAACAAAATAAATGGCATTGATGTGGATAAGTGGGACTACTTTGCGAG GGACTGCTACCACCTGGGCATCAAGAACAACTTTGATTATCAGCGCTGCCTTATGTTCGCCAGGGTGTGTGAGGTGGATGGGCAGAAGCAAATCTGTACCAGAGACAAA GAGGTGGGCAATCTGTATGACATGTTCCACACAAGGAACTGCCTCCACAGAAGAGCCTACCAGCACAGTGTTTGTAACATCATAGAGATCAT GATCACTGAGGCCTTTCTAGAAGCAGATCCACACATCCAGATCGAAGGCTCAGAAGGGATGTTCACTCTCTCCACAGCCATAGATGACATGGAGGCCTACACCAAACTGACAG TGGAGCTGGCTCAGTCGCGGAGGATTCTAGAAGACATCGTATGTCGACGCCTCTACAAGTGTCTGGGCCGCACCAATCCAAGAGAACATCTGGAGGTTACcccg GCTGCGATTACAGACTGGGAAGAAGAATTGTCAGAGTCCACTCCTCAGAATGACCAGGGTGTCCCGGATGTCCATCTGCAGCCAGAAGACTTTAAAGTTGAC GTCATTTCTCTGAACTATGGGATGAAGGATAAAAACCCCATCAACAAAGTGCAATTCTATTGCAAAACTGACCCAACTAAAGCCTTCCAGATAAGCGATGACCAG GTGTCAAGAATGCTTCCAGCGGTGTTTGCCGAGCAGGTGATCCGAGTCTACTGCAAGAAGAGGGATGGAGAGTCTGTGGCggctgcaaagagacattttgTTCAGTGGTGCGAAAACAACGGATTCACAACGCCTACG GACGCAGACATCACATCGCCGGCGTAG
- the LOC133957121 gene encoding deoxynucleoside triphosphate triphosphohydrolase SAMHD1-like isoform X1, producing the protein MAEQGKVFNDPIHGHVVLHPLLIRIIDTPQFQRLRNIKQLGGAYFVFPGASHNRFEHSIGVCHLAGQLVKALNDRQPELLISPRDILCVQIAGLCHDLGHGPFSHMFDRSFIPAARPGLTWKHEKASLDMFDYLVEQNELEPVMEQHELVLLEDLQFIKEQIAGPLDTNGAEAEGWPYKGRQKDKSFLYEIVANKINGIDVDKWDYFARDCYHLGIKNNFDYQRCLMFARVCEVDGQKQICTRDKEVGNLYDMFHTRNCLHRRAYQHSVCNIIEIMITEAFLEADPHIQIEGSEGMFTLSTAIDDMEAYTKLTDHVFEQILHSPSVELAQSRRILEDIVCRRLYKCLGRTNPREHLEVTPAAITDWEEELSESTPQNDQGVPDVHLQPEDFKVDVISLNYGMKDKNPINKVQFYCKTDPTKAFQISDDQVSRMLPAVFAEQVIRVYCKKRDGESVAAAKRHFVQWCENNGFTTPTDADITSPA; encoded by the exons ATGGCAGAGCAAGGCAAG GTCTTTAATGATCCGATCCACGGGCATGTGGTGTTGCACCCACTTCTCATCAGAATCATTGACACACCTCAATTCCAGAGACTGCGAAACATCAAGCAGCTTGGAGGGGCCTACTTTGTCTTCCCCGGAGCGTCCCACAACCGCTTTGAACACAGCATCGG GGTTTGTCACTTGGCAGGACAACTTGTAAAGGCTCTAAATGACAGGCAGCCAGAACTCCTCATCTCTCCCAGAGACATCCTCTGCGTGCAGATCGCTGGGCTCTGCCATGACCTGG GACATGGGCCATTTTCCCATATGTTTGATCGGAGCTTCATCCCCGCAGCACGTCCTGGTCTAACCTGGAAG catgAGAAGGCCTCTTTGGACATGTTCGATTACCTGGTTGAGCAAAACGAGTTGGAGCCGGTGATGGAGCAGCACGAACTGGTGCTGCTTGAGGACCTGCAGTTCATCAAGGAGCAGATTGCTGGACCATTGGACACTAATGGAGCTGAAGCTGAGGGG TGGCCTTACAAAGGCCGCCAAAAGGACAAGTCCTTTCTCTATGAGATTGTTGCCAACAAAATAAATGGCATTGATGTGGATAAGTGGGACTACTTTGCGAG GGACTGCTACCACCTGGGCATCAAGAACAACTTTGATTATCAGCGCTGCCTTATGTTCGCCAGGGTGTGTGAGGTGGATGGGCAGAAGCAAATCTGTACCAGAGACAAA GAGGTGGGCAATCTGTATGACATGTTCCACACAAGGAACTGCCTCCACAGAAGAGCCTACCAGCACAGTGTTTGTAACATCATAGAGATCAT GATCACTGAGGCCTTTCTAGAAGCAGATCCACACATCCAGATCGAAGGCTCAGAAGGGATGTTCACTCTCTCCACAGCCATAGATGACATGGAGGCCTACACCAAACTGACAG ATCATGTGTTTGAACAAATACTCCACTCGCCCTCAGTGGAGCTGGCTCAGTCGCGGAGGATTCTAGAAGACATCGTATGTCGACGCCTCTACAAGTGTCTGGGCCGCACCAATCCAAGAGAACATCTGGAGGTTACcccg GCTGCGATTACAGACTGGGAAGAAGAATTGTCAGAGTCCACTCCTCAGAATGACCAGGGTGTCCCGGATGTCCATCTGCAGCCAGAAGACTTTAAAGTTGAC GTCATTTCTCTGAACTATGGGATGAAGGATAAAAACCCCATCAACAAAGTGCAATTCTATTGCAAAACTGACCCAACTAAAGCCTTCCAGATAAGCGATGACCAG GTGTCAAGAATGCTTCCAGCGGTGTTTGCCGAGCAGGTGATCCGAGTCTACTGCAAGAAGAGGGATGGAGAGTCTGTGGCggctgcaaagagacattttgTTCAGTGGTGCGAAAACAACGGATTCACAACGCCTACG GACGCAGACATCACATCGCCGGCGTAG